A region from the Desulfoglaeba alkanexedens ALDC genome encodes:
- a CDS encoding ABC transporter substrate-binding protein, producing the protein MQRKSLLASAMTAAFLIAAFLSPVQAQDTVKIGAYLPMTGTVASYGQMEWDGIQIAHEMKPEVLGKKIELILVDTKSDKIEAANAVSRLVEKEKVVGIIGEAISGNTMAGNPISEAAKVPSVSPTATNPLVTQGKHYAFRACFIDPFQGEVAARFAFNELKAKTAAVIIDIAQDYCVGLGNFFVKEFVKLGGEILSTTYIQTGDQDFSAQLSAVQSTNPDVIYAPNYYTENALMAKQARDLGIKAPILTGDGAQVDALIDIGGEAVENMYFTGHFHPEAATTERGKEFIARFRKKYNKDVDAFVALGADAYFLLVEAIEKAGSTEGPKVRDALATIKDFQGVSGVINMGEDGNPIKSMVINKVEGGKFVYVTTVNP; encoded by the coding sequence ATGCAAAGAAAGAGTCTTCTGGCTTCGGCAATGACAGCGGCATTTCTGATCGCGGCGTTTCTGAGCCCGGTTCAGGCTCAGGACACCGTCAAGATCGGAGCGTACCTCCCGATGACCGGCACGGTCGCATCCTACGGGCAGATGGAATGGGACGGCATCCAGATCGCCCACGAGATGAAACCGGAAGTGTTGGGAAAGAAGATCGAACTGATCCTGGTGGATACGAAGAGCGACAAGATCGAAGCGGCCAACGCGGTGAGCCGCCTTGTGGAGAAGGAGAAAGTGGTCGGGATCATCGGGGAGGCCATCAGCGGGAACACCATGGCAGGAAACCCCATTTCCGAAGCGGCGAAGGTGCCTTCGGTGAGCCCCACGGCGACGAACCCTCTGGTGACTCAGGGCAAGCACTACGCCTTCCGGGCTTGCTTCATCGACCCGTTTCAGGGTGAGGTGGCCGCCCGGTTCGCATTCAACGAACTGAAAGCCAAGACGGCCGCGGTCATCATCGACATCGCTCAGGACTACTGCGTGGGGCTTGGCAACTTCTTTGTCAAGGAATTCGTAAAGCTGGGCGGTGAAATCCTTTCCACCACCTACATCCAGACCGGCGACCAGGATTTCTCGGCGCAGCTTTCCGCCGTGCAATCGACCAATCCGGACGTCATCTACGCTCCCAACTACTACACAGAAAACGCCCTGATGGCTAAGCAGGCCAGGGACCTCGGCATCAAGGCCCCTATCCTGACCGGTGACGGCGCCCAGGTTGACGCCTTGATCGACATCGGCGGCGAGGCGGTGGAAAACATGTACTTCACCGGCCATTTCCATCCGGAAGCGGCCACGACAGAACGCGGTAAAGAATTCATCGCGCGCTTCAGGAAGAAATACAACAAGGACGTGGACGCGTTCGTTGCACTGGGAGCCGATGCGTATTTCCTGCTGGTTGAAGCCATCGAGAAGGCCGGCTCGACGGAAGGCCCCAAGGTTCGTGACGCCCTGGCTACCATAAAGGATTTCCAGGGGGTTTCGGGGGTCATCAACATGGGCGAAGACGGAAACCCCATCAAGAGCATGGTGATCAACAAGGTGGAAGGGGGCAAGTTCGTGTACGTGACCACCGTCAACCCCTAG
- the rpsI gene encoding 30S ribosomal protein S9, which yields MAEQRFYATGKRKSAIARVWLQPGSGRVFINKKPIEEYVRRETSKMVIHQPLMLTGTYGKLDVFVNVTGGGISGQAGAIKHGISKALLEYNPEFREVLKRAGFLTRDSRVKERKKYGQRGARARFQYSKR from the coding sequence ATGGCAGAACAACGGTTTTACGCGACGGGGAAGCGCAAGTCCGCCATAGCGCGGGTCTGGCTCCAGCCCGGCTCCGGTCGTGTGTTCATCAACAAAAAGCCTATTGAAGAATATGTCCGGCGCGAAACCAGCAAGATGGTCATCCATCAGCCGCTTATGCTCACCGGCACTTACGGAAAACTCGATGTGTTCGTCAACGTAACGGGCGGCGGCATTTCGGGCCAAGCCGGAGCCATCAAGCACGGGATCTCCAAGGCGCTCCTCGAGTACAACCCGGAGTTCCGCGAAGTCCTGAAGCGCGCAGGCTTTCTCACCCGCGACTCCCGCGTGAAGGAACGGAAAAAATACGGCCAACGCGGAGCGCGCGCCCGCTTCCAGTATTCGAAACGTTAA
- the aroF gene encoding 3-deoxy-7-phosphoheptulonate synthase translates to MIIVMKPDHTADELRELVMKMEKLGLKTHISKGERRTIVGLIGDRDILQEIPYTSFAGVESAHPILRPYKLVSREFKEDNTRFQVGPNCEFGGKAIPIIAGPCAVEGREVLEEIADALHELGIPLLRGGAFKPRTSPYSFQGLGEMALKFMSDVRERTGMPVVTEIMDPRDLLLVYKYADVLQIGTRNMQNFRLLTEVGQLDKPVILKRGMSATIKEFLMSAEYIMSRGNGKVILCERGIRTFETETRNTLDLSAVPLLKQLTHLPVIVDPSHALGRVDLIPAMTLAAVAAGADGLMIEVHVRPHEALSDGAQSLTPEGMANLIERLRPVAKAVGRELLLVPGAHQVRAGEKVEAGA, encoded by the coding sequence ATGATCATCGTCATGAAACCCGATCACACCGCAGACGAACTGCGGGAACTCGTCATGAAAATGGAAAAGCTGGGGCTGAAAACCCACATTTCCAAGGGAGAACGCCGTACCATCGTCGGTCTCATCGGCGACCGGGACATTCTCCAGGAAATTCCGTATACGTCTTTCGCCGGTGTGGAATCGGCTCACCCCATCCTGAGGCCCTACAAACTGGTGAGCCGGGAATTCAAGGAAGACAACACGAGGTTCCAGGTCGGCCCAAATTGCGAATTCGGTGGAAAGGCGATTCCCATCATCGCCGGTCCCTGCGCGGTGGAAGGCCGGGAAGTGCTGGAAGAGATCGCCGACGCCCTCCATGAACTGGGCATCCCGCTTCTGCGGGGCGGCGCATTCAAGCCCCGGACTTCGCCCTACTCGTTCCAGGGGCTGGGCGAGATGGCGCTGAAATTCATGAGCGACGTCCGGGAACGGACCGGCATGCCCGTCGTCACCGAAATAATGGATCCCCGCGATCTGCTGCTGGTTTACAAGTACGCGGACGTCCTCCAGATCGGTACCCGCAACATGCAGAACTTTCGGCTCCTCACCGAAGTTGGCCAGCTGGATAAGCCGGTGATCCTTAAGCGGGGAATGTCGGCGACCATTAAGGAATTCTTGATGTCGGCGGAATACATCATGAGCCGCGGAAACGGCAAGGTGATCCTCTGCGAACGCGGCATCCGGACCTTCGAAACGGAGACTCGAAATACGCTGGACCTGAGCGCCGTGCCGCTGCTCAAGCAGCTCACGCATCTTCCCGTCATCGTGGACCCGAGCCACGCTCTGGGGCGCGTGGACCTCATTCCGGCCATGACCCTGGCCGCCGTCGCCGCCGGTGCCGATGGATTGATGATCGAAGTTCACGTCCGTCCCCACGAGGCACTCAGCGACGGCGCCCAGTCGCTGACACCCGAAGGGATGGCGAATCTCATCGAGAGACTTCGCCCGGTGGCGAAGGCGGTGGGGCGGGAGCTGCTGTTGGTTCCCGGGGCGCACCAGGTGAGAGCCGGTGAAAAGGTGGAAGCGGGTGCGTGA
- the argC gene encoding N-acetyl-gamma-glutamyl-phosphate reductase translates to MLRVAIAGASGYTGFELIRLLSTHPRVVLSTVTSRTSEGQRLDEVYPAFRGHCHLTFHGTDPDRLAEDAELVFTALPHRAAMGLVPELLQRGLKVVDLSADFRFRDAALYEMWYQEHTAPHLLSEAVYGLPELYRDAIRTARLVGNPGCYPTSIILAVAPLLAQDLIVPETILADSKSAVSGAGRGLSLTTHFCEVNDGLKAYKIGGEHRHTPEIEQELSRLAGRPLNVTFTPHLVPMSRGILSTVYAELKAGTPPESVDAAFASFYRNARFVRLCGSKALPSTLQVRGSNYCDLGWKVDIRTGRVIVVSAIDNLTRGASGQAVCNMNLMAGFEEDEGLREAPWQP, encoded by the coding sequence ATGCTTCGCGTCGCCATCGCAGGAGCTTCCGGTTACACGGGCTTTGAACTGATCCGCCTGCTGTCCACCCACCCCCGGGTGGTTCTTTCAACCGTCACGTCGCGCACCAGCGAAGGGCAGCGCCTGGACGAAGTCTACCCGGCATTTCGCGGCCACTGCCACCTGACCTTTCACGGCACTGATCCGGACCGACTCGCCGAAGACGCCGAATTGGTCTTCACCGCCCTTCCCCACCGGGCCGCCATGGGGCTCGTCCCGGAGCTCCTGCAGCGGGGCCTGAAAGTGGTCGACCTCAGCGCCGATTTTCGCTTTCGCGACGCCGCCCTTTACGAGATGTGGTACCAGGAACACACGGCCCCACACCTCCTTTCCGAAGCCGTCTACGGCCTCCCCGAACTCTACCGGGACGCCATCCGCACGGCCCGCCTGGTGGGAAATCCCGGCTGCTATCCCACAAGCATCATTCTCGCCGTGGCGCCGCTTCTGGCTCAAGACCTCATCGTTCCCGAAACCATCCTCGCCGACTCCAAGTCCGCGGTGTCGGGAGCCGGCCGCGGGCTTTCCCTCACCACACATTTTTGTGAAGTAAACGACGGCCTCAAGGCGTACAAAATCGGCGGGGAACATCGTCACACGCCGGAGATCGAACAGGAATTGAGCCGGCTCGCCGGCAGACCGCTCAACGTCACCTTCACGCCGCACCTGGTTCCCATGAGCCGAGGCATTCTGAGCACGGTCTATGCCGAACTCAAAGCGGGAACTCCGCCTGAATCGGTGGACGCCGCCTTCGCGTCTTTCTACCGGAACGCCCGCTTCGTCCGACTCTGCGGCTCCAAGGCCCTTCCCTCGACACTCCAGGTCCGGGGGTCCAATTACTGCGACCTGGGATGGAAGGTGGACATTAGGACCGGACGCGTCATCGTGGTTTCCGCCATCGACAACCTCACCCGGGGGGCTTCCGGGCAAGCCGTCTGCAACATGAACCTCATGGCCGGCTTCGAGGAAGACGAGGGACTCCGGGAAGCCCCGTGGCAGCCTTGA
- a CDS encoding pyridoxal phosphate-dependent aminotransferase — protein sequence MKPAQRVSQIQPSATFAISAKAKALRQQGKHVISFGVGEPDFRTPHHVNQMAVQAIRRGQTRYTVVGGIDELKDAVLLEIETGYGLEFSRENVLVSCGGKHALFNLFLALLDPGDEVIIPSPYWVSYPDMVRLAGATPVFVPCSESTGFKMEPAGLQRAISPKTRMLIINSPSNPTGAHYRRHELEALAEVLRAHDGIALVSDDIYYRILFDGEEWVNFAMLGEDLRERTFIVNGVSKTYAMTGWRIGYLVGDAEVVKAANKIQGQSTSNPCSMAQWAAVAALRGDQGCVTHMVSVFEERRHYVLQRLNDIPGVTCAVPAGAFYVFPNVSAFYGSRVGGRTIDGSAGLADYLLETVHLAVVPGNAFGEDRCIRLSYALSMQDLEEGFDRLASALKALQPA from the coding sequence ATGAAACCGGCACAGAGGGTGTCCCAGATCCAGCCGTCGGCGACCTTCGCCATCTCTGCAAAAGCCAAGGCTCTTCGGCAGCAGGGAAAACACGTGATCAGTTTCGGAGTCGGCGAACCCGATTTCAGGACCCCCCACCACGTGAACCAGATGGCGGTTCAGGCCATCCGTCGGGGACAAACCCGCTACACGGTGGTCGGAGGCATCGACGAACTGAAAGACGCCGTCCTCCTGGAAATCGAAACCGGCTACGGGCTCGAGTTTTCGCGCGAGAACGTGCTCGTTTCCTGCGGCGGAAAACATGCCCTCTTCAACCTGTTCCTGGCGCTCCTGGACCCCGGAGACGAAGTGATCATCCCCAGCCCCTACTGGGTCTCCTATCCGGACATGGTTCGCCTCGCGGGCGCAACCCCCGTTTTCGTTCCGTGTTCGGAATCCACCGGGTTCAAGATGGAACCGGCAGGCCTGCAACGGGCGATTTCACCCAAGACCCGCATGCTCATCATAAACAGCCCGTCCAATCCCACAGGCGCCCACTATCGGCGGCATGAACTGGAGGCGTTGGCCGAAGTGCTCCGCGCCCATGACGGCATCGCCCTCGTCTCCGACGACATCTACTACCGGATCCTGTTCGACGGCGAGGAATGGGTGAATTTCGCCATGCTAGGGGAGGACCTTCGCGAACGGACGTTCATCGTGAACGGGGTGAGCAAGACTTACGCCATGACGGGCTGGCGGATCGGATACCTGGTGGGCGATGCGGAAGTGGTCAAGGCGGCCAATAAGATCCAGGGACAGTCCACCAGCAACCCGTGTTCCATGGCCCAATGGGCCGCGGTGGCCGCACTGCGGGGTGACCAGGGATGCGTCACCCATATGGTCTCGGTATTCGAAGAACGCCGGCATTACGTGCTCCAGCGCCTGAACGACATTCCGGGCGTCACCTGCGCCGTGCCCGCCGGAGCCTTCTACGTTTTTCCCAACGTGAGCGCCTTCTACGGAAGCCGCGTGGGCGGGCGCACCATCGACGGATCCGCGGGTCTCGCGGACTATCTACTGGAAACGGTGCACCTGGCCGTGGTTCCGGGAAACGCCTTCGGGGAAGACCGATGCATCCGTCTTTCTTACGCACTTTCCATGCAGGACCTCGAGGAAGGCTTCGACCGCCTGGCCTCGGCGCTTAAAGCCCTCCAGCCCGCCTGA
- the rplM gene encoding 50S ribosomal protein L13, with protein sequence MKTASSKFDATGRKWILVDAEGQVLGRLASRIATRLRGKHLPTFTPHVDTGDFVVVINAEKVRMTGRKWDQKVYYRHSGHMGGIKATPARKMNREHPERLIHLAVRGMLPKNRLGRSLLKKLKVYRGSNHPHEAQQPEKTAL encoded by the coding sequence ATGAAGACAGCCAGTTCAAAGTTTGACGCGACCGGTCGCAAGTGGATCCTGGTGGATGCCGAGGGGCAGGTGCTGGGCCGCCTGGCGAGCCGGATCGCCACGCGCCTGAGGGGCAAACATCTTCCAACGTTTACACCGCACGTGGATACGGGCGATTTCGTGGTGGTCATCAACGCGGAAAAGGTCCGGATGACGGGACGCAAGTGGGACCAGAAGGTCTATTACCGTCACAGCGGGCACATGGGCGGCATCAAGGCCACACCGGCCCGGAAGATGAACAGGGAACATCCGGAGCGGCTGATCCACCTGGCGGTCCGGGGAATGCTGCCCAAAAACCGCCTGGGACGTTCACTCCTAAAGAAACTCAAGGTTTACCGCGGGTCCAACCACCCGCATGAGGCTCAGCAACCGGAAAAGACAGCGCTTTAG
- a CDS encoding branched-chain amino acid ABC transporter permease — translation MTLTIFSQQLINAVSLGSLYALVAIGYTMVYGILRLINFAHGDLLMVSSYAAIYGITIFMLPWYVSFPLAMVFTGVVGILLDRAAYKPLRDAPRISLLISAIGASFLLENLALVIIGGIPKAFPRPDMFARVITVLGVRIQVLTLYIPTLTLILLFGLLFIVYRTKTGKAMRAASKDFETTRLMGINLDRIIAVTFLLGSTLAGAGGIMWAMKYPQVNPFMGVIPGLKAFIAAVLGGIGNIIGAVIGGFLLGLGEILLVALFPGMAQFRDAFSFVILILVLLFRPTGIMGEPITDKT, via the coding sequence GTGACTCTTACCATCTTTTCCCAGCAGTTGATCAACGCGGTTTCCCTCGGAAGTCTGTACGCGCTGGTCGCCATTGGCTACACCATGGTCTACGGCATTTTGCGCCTCATCAACTTCGCCCACGGCGACCTTCTCATGGTTTCGTCCTACGCGGCCATCTACGGCATCACCATCTTCATGCTGCCCTGGTACGTGAGCTTTCCGCTGGCGATGGTCTTTACGGGCGTGGTCGGCATCCTGCTGGACCGGGCGGCCTACAAGCCCCTGCGGGATGCGCCCCGCATCTCGCTTCTCATTTCGGCCATCGGGGCTTCGTTTCTGCTGGAGAACCTGGCGCTGGTGATCATCGGGGGGATTCCCAAGGCCTTTCCCCGGCCGGACATGTTCGCTCGGGTCATCACGGTCCTTGGCGTCCGCATCCAGGTCCTGACCCTTTACATCCCGACCCTCACCCTCATACTGCTCTTCGGCCTGCTGTTCATCGTCTACCGCACCAAAACGGGCAAGGCCATGCGGGCTGCGTCCAAGGACTTCGAAACCACCCGGCTGATGGGCATCAACCTGGACCGCATCATAGCCGTGACCTTTCTTCTGGGTTCCACGCTGGCTGGAGCCGGCGGCATCATGTGGGCCATGAAGTACCCGCAGGTAAATCCCTTCATGGGCGTGATCCCTGGGCTCAAGGCCTTCATTGCGGCCGTGTTGGGGGGTATCGGCAACATCATCGGAGCTGTCATCGGGGGATTTCTCCTGGGTCTCGGCGAAATCCTTCTGGTGGCGCTGTTTCCGGGCATGGCGCAGTTTCGGGACGCCTTCTCCTTCGTGATCCTTATCCTAGTCCTTCTCTTCAGGCCCACGGGGATCATGGGAGAGCCCATCACCGACAAGACCTGA
- a CDS encoding branched-chain amino acid ABC transporter permease, with product MNHSRRNLVLNALSLAALFSVLYLFKRYGTEYQVRILNNMGIFITMAVSYNLVNGVCGLLHLGPNAFITIGAYTSALLTMSPAEKQMSFIIEPLIWPLSVVQAPFVVSLLAGGVTATLFAFLISFPVLRVRGDYLAIVTLGFGEVVRVMCNALQSVTNGPLGIKGLTPYTDLWWSWGVAVFSIIAITKLINSSYGRAMKAIREDEIAAKAMGIDPFKHLMLAFLVSAFFGGIAGGLLAHLITTISPTLFTFFLTFNLLIIIVVGGLGSTTGAVIGAVLFTWGGEALRVVESPMDFGLFVIPGIPGMRMVIFSVILMAVIIFARRGIMGRNEFSWDALFRRLRLSGR from the coding sequence ATGAACCACAGCCGAAGAAACCTCGTCCTCAACGCCCTCAGCCTCGCCGCCCTGTTCAGCGTTCTCTACCTTTTCAAGCGTTACGGCACCGAGTACCAGGTGCGCATCCTGAACAACATGGGCATCTTTATCACGATGGCCGTGAGCTACAACCTGGTCAACGGCGTCTGCGGGCTCCTGCACCTCGGACCGAACGCCTTCATCACCATCGGGGCTTACACGTCTGCGCTGCTCACCATGTCGCCGGCGGAAAAACAGATGAGCTTCATCATCGAACCCCTCATCTGGCCTCTCAGCGTCGTCCAGGCTCCGTTCGTCGTCTCGCTTCTGGCCGGCGGCGTGACGGCCACCCTTTTCGCGTTTCTGATTTCCTTTCCCGTGCTGAGGGTCCGCGGCGACTACTTGGCCATCGTAACGCTGGGATTCGGCGAGGTGGTGCGCGTCATGTGCAATGCCCTTCAGAGCGTCACCAACGGGCCCCTCGGCATCAAAGGACTCACCCCCTACACCGATCTGTGGTGGTCCTGGGGGGTCGCCGTTTTCAGCATCATCGCCATTACCAAGCTCATCAACAGCAGCTACGGCCGTGCCATGAAGGCCATCCGGGAAGACGAAATCGCCGCCAAGGCCATGGGCATCGATCCATTCAAGCATCTGATGCTGGCCTTTCTGGTGAGCGCCTTCTTCGGGGGGATCGCCGGAGGCCTCCTGGCCCACCTGATCACCACCATCTCCCCGACGCTCTTCACCTTCTTTCTGACGTTCAACCTCCTGATCATCATCGTGGTCGGCGGACTGGGAAGCACCACCGGGGCCGTGATCGGCGCCGTCCTTTTCACCTGGGGGGGCGAAGCGCTGCGGGTGGTGGAAAGCCCCATGGATTTCGGCCTATTTGTGATTCCGGGCATCCCCGGAATGCGGATGGTCATCTTCAGCGTCATCCTCATGGCGGTCATCATCTTCGCCCGGCGCGGGATCATGGGCCGAAACGAGTTCAGTTGGGACGCCCTGTTCAGAAGACTGCGCCTGAGCGGACGATAG
- the truA gene encoding tRNA pseudouridine(38-40) synthase TruA, with the protein MNVRIKRNFKLVLEYDGAGYHGWQRQHGVLTVQEVLESRLSVMVGQPVTVRASGRTDAGVHALGQVVSFNAATRLQPEDFLRGLNALLPPDIVVLQAEEMPHAFHARYSATGKLYEYHILNRPVPSALERRRSWHVKEPLNDEVIEACLKIACGVHDFAAFMAAGSTVKSTVRELKGARHRRPDHDHLVFSFEADGFLRHMVRNLVGTLVEAGKGKRTAEEFKAVLDGRDRRKAGVTAPAHGLYLVRVFYDDRQPRKMHGGDNQ; encoded by the coding sequence GTGAACGTTCGCATCAAGCGAAACTTCAAGCTCGTGCTCGAATACGACGGGGCCGGCTACCACGGCTGGCAGCGCCAGCATGGGGTACTCACCGTCCAGGAAGTCCTGGAATCCAGGCTCTCCGTGATGGTGGGGCAACCCGTGACCGTGCGGGCTTCAGGCCGGACCGACGCCGGAGTGCACGCACTCGGTCAGGTCGTCAGTTTCAATGCCGCAACGCGCCTCCAGCCTGAAGACTTCCTGCGAGGCCTGAACGCGTTGCTTCCTCCCGACATCGTCGTGCTGCAGGCCGAGGAAATGCCCCATGCGTTCCATGCCCGTTACTCGGCCACAGGGAAGCTCTACGAATACCACATCCTCAACCGCCCCGTGCCTTCGGCGCTGGAGCGGCGCCGGAGCTGGCACGTGAAAGAGCCATTGAACGACGAAGTCATTGAGGCCTGCCTGAAGATCGCCTGCGGCGTCCATGATTTCGCGGCGTTCATGGCGGCCGGTTCCACCGTGAAATCCACCGTCCGCGAACTCAAAGGCGCGCGCCACCGCCGGCCCGACCACGATCACCTGGTCTTTTCCTTTGAAGCCGACGGCTTTTTGCGGCATATGGTGCGTAACCTGGTCGGCACCCTGGTGGAAGCAGGGAAGGGGAAGCGCACCGCCGAAGAGTTCAAGGCCGTCCTGGATGGGAGAGACCGCCGCAAGGCCGGGGTTACCGCCCCGGCTCACGGCCTCTACCTGGTCCGCGTCTTCTACGACGACCGCCAACCCCGGAAAATGCATGGAGGCGACAACCAATGA
- the aroB gene encoding 3-dehydroquinate synthase has protein sequence MQKGASGDFTWPRFPLVGIVGGLGAMGRLFHRFFRSRGCEVLISDRATSPANEEVVTRADVVLFSLPLQNAEEIIRPLVSLTRPGQLLVDICSLKVDVMKTMEASPASVVGLHPMFGPYVSTVSGQTMIVCPGKRVARDAWEWLTRTLESEGLKLHVCTPEEHDRMMTVIQLLPHLTTVVLGHTLRRLRVDVAESLNYTSPIYRLEVDLIGRIFAQDPALYGAIGMDNPFKAEALEALQDAFLQTVDQMKRSDREAFARTFRDTADFFGDFCRQALEETNRLLDWHNGRKNSNPGRLGCRIVFPEGIEEAGLAAHSEDASTSRVWIESQSFSRLKELLHRHFARFEPVAVVDAALQEHLGTELESLGREVPTIFWEAKESEKRLASVERLAEDMVRQGAHRGSILVAVGGGVTGDVVGFLAAVYMRGIPVIQVPTTLLAQVDSCLGGKTGVDLPSGKNLVGSFHHPAGVLVDPFVCRSLPEAEWQNGMAEVIKYGLLDSEDLFGNLEDLVSRAPSRRAGYPLPDSVTERIVRRCLAIKARIVMEDERDFGLRQLLNLGHTGGHAIEVLSDYSVPHGQAVALGMRVAVRLGTLLGKTEPSLEHRLVSVLEGFGLPIRSPLEAPPAALVQALMKDKKKDARGPVWIIPKAPGEVERVRDIPQELVVKAFEVVAGKA, from the coding sequence ATGCAGAAGGGTGCAAGCGGAGACTTTACCTGGCCCCGGTTTCCCCTGGTGGGCATCGTGGGGGGCCTAGGGGCCATGGGGCGGCTTTTCCACCGTTTTTTTAGAAGCCGGGGATGTGAGGTGCTGATTTCCGACCGCGCTACGTCCCCGGCCAACGAAGAAGTCGTCACGCGCGCGGACGTGGTGCTTTTCAGCCTGCCTCTTCAGAATGCGGAAGAAATCATCCGCCCGCTCGTTTCCCTGACGCGTCCCGGTCAGCTGCTTGTCGATATCTGTTCCCTCAAGGTGGACGTCATGAAGACCATGGAGGCCTCCCCCGCTTCGGTGGTGGGGCTCCACCCCATGTTCGGGCCTTATGTCTCCACCGTCTCCGGGCAGACCATGATCGTCTGTCCGGGGAAACGCGTCGCCCGGGACGCCTGGGAATGGCTGACCCGGACCCTCGAAAGCGAAGGACTGAAGCTCCATGTGTGCACGCCGGAAGAACACGATCGGATGATGACCGTCATCCAGCTCCTTCCGCACCTCACCACCGTGGTGCTGGGTCACACCCTCCGGCGCCTTCGGGTGGACGTGGCGGAAAGCCTGAATTACACCAGTCCCATCTACCGTCTGGAAGTGGATCTGATCGGGCGCATCTTTGCCCAGGATCCCGCCCTTTACGGGGCCATCGGCATGGACAATCCGTTCAAGGCGGAAGCGCTGGAGGCCCTCCAGGACGCCTTCCTCCAGACCGTGGACCAAATGAAACGGAGCGACCGGGAAGCCTTCGCCCGCACCTTTCGGGATACGGCCGACTTTTTCGGCGATTTCTGCCGGCAGGCGCTGGAGGAAACCAACCGTCTGCTCGACTGGCACAACGGCCGAAAGAACTCCAACCCGGGAAGGCTGGGGTGCCGCATCGTGTTTCCGGAAGGCATCGAGGAAGCGGGACTCGCCGCTCACTCTGAGGATGCGTCCACGAGCCGTGTCTGGATCGAGTCTCAAAGCTTTTCCCGCCTCAAGGAACTGCTCCATCGGCACTTTGCACGGTTCGAGCCGGTGGCCGTGGTGGATGCGGCGCTTCAGGAGCATTTAGGAACGGAACTGGAATCGTTGGGCCGGGAAGTTCCTACCATCTTCTGGGAGGCGAAAGAGAGCGAGAAACGGTTGGCGTCTGTGGAACGGCTTGCCGAAGACATGGTGCGGCAGGGCGCCCATCGGGGTTCGATCCTGGTGGCGGTGGGCGGCGGCGTGACGGGGGACGTCGTGGGGTTTCTGGCGGCCGTTTATATGCGAGGCATTCCCGTCATCCAAGTGCCGACGACCCTGCTGGCCCAGGTGGACAGCTGCCTGGGGGGGAAAACCGGGGTGGATCTGCCCAGCGGCAAGAACCTCGTGGGAAGCTTCCACCACCCGGCAGGCGTCCTGGTGGACCCGTTTGTCTGCCGAAGCCTGCCCGAAGCAGAATGGCAAAACGGCATGGCGGAAGTCATCAAGTACGGACTGCTGGATTCAGAGGACCTGTTCGGCAACCTGGAGGACCTTGTCTCAAGAGCCCCTTCGCGCCGGGCGGGGTATCCTCTGCCCGATTCCGTTACGGAAAGAATCGTCCGAAGGTGCCTAGCCATCAAGGCGCGGATCGTCATGGAAGATGAAAGGGATTTCGGGTTGCGCCAGCTTCTGAACCTGGGGCACACGGGAGGCCACGCCATCGAGGTTCTGAGCGACTACTCGGTTCCCCACGGCCAGGCGGTGGCGCTCGGCATGCGGGTGGCTGTCAGACTCGGAACCCTCCTCGGGAAAACGGAACCCTCCCTGGAACATCGCCTGGTTTCGGTGCTGGAGGGTTTCGGACTGCCGATCCGAAGCCCCCTGGAGGCTCCTCCCGCCGCGCTGGTCCAGGCGCTCATGAAGGACAAGAAAAAAGACGCCAGGGGGCCGGTTTGGATCATCCCCAAGGCACCCGGCGAGGTGGAACGCGTGCGGGACATACCGCAGGAGCTCGTCGTGAAAGCCTTTGAGGTTGTGGCGGGAAAAGCTTGA